A single genomic interval of Homo sapiens chromosome 15, GRCh38.p14 Primary Assembly harbors:
- the BUB1B-PAK6 gene encoding serine/threonine-protein kinase PAK 6: MFRKKKKKRPEISAPQNFQHRVHTSFDPKEGKFVGLPPQWQNILDTLRRPKPVVDPSRITRVQLQPMKTVVRGSAMPVDGYISGLLNDIQKLSVISSNTLRGRSPTSRRRAQSLGLLGDEHWATDPDMYLQSPQSERTDPHGLYLSCNGGTPAGHKQMPWPEPQSPRVLPNGLAAKAQSLGPAEFQGASQRCLQLGACLQSSPPGASPPTGTNRHGMKAAKHGSEEARPQSCLVGSATGRPGGEGSPSPKTRESSLKRRLFRSMFLSTAATAPPSSSKPGPPPQSKPNSSFRPPQKDNPPSLVAKAQSLPSDQPVGTFSPLTTSDTSSPQKSLRTAPATGQLPGRSSPAGSPRTWHAQISTSNLYLPQDPTVAKGALAGEDTGVVTHEQFKAALRMVVDQGDPRLLLDSYVKIGEGSTGIVCLAREKHSGRQVAVKMMDLRKQQRRELLFNEVVIMRDYQHFNVVEMYKSYLVGEELWVLMEFLQGGALTDIVSQVRLNEEQIATVCEAVLQALAYLHAQGVIHRDIKSDSILLTLDGRVKLSDFGFCAQISKDVPKRKSLVGTPYWMAPEVISRSLYATEVDIWSLGIMVIEMVDGEPPYFSDSPVQAMKRLRDSPPPKLKNSHKVSPVLRDFLERMLVRDPQERATAQELLDHPFLLQTGLPECLVPLIQLYRKQTSTC, from the exons ATGTTCcgcaagaaaaagaagaaacgcCCTGAGATCTCAGCGCCACAGAACTTCCAGCACCGTGTCCACACCTCCTTCGACCCCAAAGAAGGCAAGTTTGTGGGCCTCCCCCCACAATGGCAGAACATCCTGGACACACTGCGGCGCCCCAAGCCCGTGGTGGACCCTTCGCGAATCACACGGGTGCAGCTCCAGCCCATGAAG ACAGTGGTGCGGGGCAGCGCGATGCCTGTGGATGGCTACATCTCGGGGCTGCTCAACGACATCCAGAAGTTGTCAGTCATCAGCTCCAACACCCTGCGTGGCCGCAGCCCCACCAGCCGGCGGCGGGCACAGTCCCTGGGGCTGCTGGGGGATGAGCACTGGGCCACCGACCCAGACATGTACCTCCAGAGCCCCCAGTCTGAGCGCACTGACCCCCACGGCCTCTACCTCAGCTGCAACGGGGGCACACCAGCAGGCCACAAGCAGATGCCGTGGCCCGAGCCACAGAGCCCACGGGTCCTGCCCAATGGGCTGGCTGCAAAGGCACAGTCCCTGGGCCCCGCCGAGTTTCAGGGTGCCTCGCAGCGCTGTCTGCAGCTGGGTGCCTGCCTGCAGAGCTCCCCACCAGGAGCCTCGCCCCCCACGGGCACCAATAGGCATGGAATGAAGGCTGCCAAGCATGGCTCTGAGGAGGCCCGGCCACAGTCCTGCCTGGTGGGCTCAGCCACAGGCAGGCCAGGTGGGGAAGGCAGCCCTAGCCCTAAGACCCGGGAGAGCAGCCTGAAGCGCAGGCTATTCCGAAGCATGTTCCTGTCCACTGCTGCCACAGCCCCTCCAAGCAGCAGCAAGCCAGGCCCTCCACCACAGAGCAAG CCCAACTCCTCTTTCCGACCGCCGCAGAAAGACAACCCCCCAAGCCTGGTGGCCAAGGCCCAGTCCTTGCCCTCGGACCAGCCGGTGGGGACCTTCAGCCCTCTGACCACTTCGGATACCAGCAGCCCCCAGAAGTCCCTCCGCACAGCCCCGGCCACAGGCCAGCTTCCAGGCCGGTCTTCCCCAGCGGGATCCCCCCGCACCTGGCACGCCCAGATCAGCACCAGCAACCTGTACCTGCCCCAGGACCCCACGGTTGCCAAGGGTGCCCTGGCTGGTGAGGACACAGGTGTTGTGACACATGAGCAGTTCAAGGCTGCGCTCAGGATGGTGGTGGACCAGGGTGACCCCCGGCTGCTGCTGGACAGCTACGTGAAGATTGGCGAGGGCTCCACCGGCATCGTCTGCTTGGCCCGGGAGAAGCACTCGGGCCGCCAGGTGGCCGTCAAGATGATGGACCTCAGGAAGCAGCAGCGCAGGGAGCTGCTCTTCAACGAG GTGGTGATCATGCGGGACTACCAGCACTTCAACGTGGTGGAGATGTACAAGAGCTACCTGGTGGGCGAGGAGCTGTGGGTGCTCatggagttcctgcagggaggagCCCTCACAGACATCGTCTCCCAAGTCAG GCTGAATGAGGAGCAGATTGCCACTGTGTGTGAGGCTGTGCTGCAGGCCCTGGCCTACCTGCATGCTCAGGGTGTCATCCACCGGGACATCAAGAGTGACTCCATCCTGCTGACCCTCGATGGCAGG GTGAAGCTCTCGGACTTCGGATTCTGTGCTCAGATCAGCAAAGACGTCCCTAAGAGGAAGTCCCTGGTGGGAACCCCCTACTGGATGGCTCCTGAAGTGATCTCCAGGTCTTTGTATGCCACTGAG GTGGATATCTGGTCTCTGGGCATCATGGTGATTGAGATGGTAGATGGGGAGCCACCGTACTTCAGTGACTCCCCAGTGCAAGCCATGAAGAGGCTCCGGGACAGCCCCCCACCCAAGCTGAAAAACTCTCACAAG GTCTCCCCAGTGCTGCGAGACTTCCTGGAGCGGATGCTGGTGCGGGACCCCCAAGAGAGAGCCACAGCCCAGGAGCTCCTAGACCACCCCTTCCTGCTGCAGACAGGGCTACCTGAGTGCCTGGTGCCCCTGATCCAGCTCTACCGAAAGCAGACCTCCACCTGCTGA
- the PAK6 gene encoding serine/threonine-protein kinase PAK 6 isoform 2 (isoform 2 is encoded by transcript variant 5), with the protein MFRKKKKKRPEISAPQNFQHRVHTSFDPKEGKFVGLPPQWQNILDTLRRPKPVVDPSRITRVQLQPMKTVVRGSAMPVDGYISGLLNDIQKLSVISSNTLRGRSPTSRRRAQSLGLLGDEHWATDPDMYLQSPQSERTDPHGLYLSCNGGTPAGHKQMPWPEPQSPRVLPNGLAAKAQSLGPAEFQGASQRCLQLGACLQSSPPGASPPTGTNRHGMKAAKHGSEEARPQSCLVGSATGRPGGEGSPSPKTRESSLKRRLFRSMFLSTAATAPPSSSKPGPPPQSKPNSSFRPPQKDNPPSLVAKAQSLPSDQPVGTFSPLTTSDTSSPQKSLRTAPATGQLPGRSSPAGSPRTWHAQISTSNLYLPQDPTVAKGALAGEDTGVVTHEQFKAALRMVVDQGDPRLLLDSYVKIGEGSTGIVCLAREKHSGRQVAVKMMDLRKQQRRELLFNEVVIMRDYQHFNVVEMYKSYLVGEELWVLMEFLQGGALTDIVSQVRLNEEQIATVCEAVLQALAYLHAQGVIHRDIKSDSILLTLDGRVKLSDFGFCAQISKDVPKRKSLVGTPYWMAPEVISRSLYATEVSPVLRDFLERMLVRDPQERATAQELLDHPFLLQTGLPECLVPLIQLYRKQTSTC; encoded by the exons ATGTTCcgcaagaaaaagaagaaacgcCCTGAGATCTCAGCGCCACAGAACTTCCAGCACCGTGTCCACACCTCCTTCGACCCCAAAGAAGGCAAGTTTGTGGGCCTCCCCCCACAATGGCAGAACATCCTGGACACACTGCGGCGCCCCAAGCCCGTGGTGGACCCTTCGCGAATCACACGGGTGCAGCTCCAGCCCATGAAG ACAGTGGTGCGGGGCAGCGCGATGCCTGTGGATGGCTACATCTCGGGGCTGCTCAACGACATCCAGAAGTTGTCAGTCATCAGCTCCAACACCCTGCGTGGCCGCAGCCCCACCAGCCGGCGGCGGGCACAGTCCCTGGGGCTGCTGGGGGATGAGCACTGGGCCACCGACCCAGACATGTACCTCCAGAGCCCCCAGTCTGAGCGCACTGACCCCCACGGCCTCTACCTCAGCTGCAACGGGGGCACACCAGCAGGCCACAAGCAGATGCCGTGGCCCGAGCCACAGAGCCCACGGGTCCTGCCCAATGGGCTGGCTGCAAAGGCACAGTCCCTGGGCCCCGCCGAGTTTCAGGGTGCCTCGCAGCGCTGTCTGCAGCTGGGTGCCTGCCTGCAGAGCTCCCCACCAGGAGCCTCGCCCCCCACGGGCACCAATAGGCATGGAATGAAGGCTGCCAAGCATGGCTCTGAGGAGGCCCGGCCACAGTCCTGCCTGGTGGGCTCAGCCACAGGCAGGCCAGGTGGGGAAGGCAGCCCTAGCCCTAAGACCCGGGAGAGCAGCCTGAAGCGCAGGCTATTCCGAAGCATGTTCCTGTCCACTGCTGCCACAGCCCCTCCAAGCAGCAGCAAGCCAGGCCCTCCACCACAGAGCAAG CCCAACTCCTCTTTCCGACCGCCGCAGAAAGACAACCCCCCAAGCCTGGTGGCCAAGGCCCAGTCCTTGCCCTCGGACCAGCCGGTGGGGACCTTCAGCCCTCTGACCACTTCGGATACCAGCAGCCCCCAGAAGTCCCTCCGCACAGCCCCGGCCACAGGCCAGCTTCCAGGCCGGTCTTCCCCAGCGGGATCCCCCCGCACCTGGCACGCCCAGATCAGCACCAGCAACCTGTACCTGCCCCAGGACCCCACGGTTGCCAAGGGTGCCCTGGCTGGTGAGGACACAGGTGTTGTGACACATGAGCAGTTCAAGGCTGCGCTCAGGATGGTGGTGGACCAGGGTGACCCCCGGCTGCTGCTGGACAGCTACGTGAAGATTGGCGAGGGCTCCACCGGCATCGTCTGCTTGGCCCGGGAGAAGCACTCGGGCCGCCAGGTGGCCGTCAAGATGATGGACCTCAGGAAGCAGCAGCGCAGGGAGCTGCTCTTCAACGAG GTGGTGATCATGCGGGACTACCAGCACTTCAACGTGGTGGAGATGTACAAGAGCTACCTGGTGGGCGAGGAGCTGTGGGTGCTCatggagttcctgcagggaggagCCCTCACAGACATCGTCTCCCAAGTCAG GCTGAATGAGGAGCAGATTGCCACTGTGTGTGAGGCTGTGCTGCAGGCCCTGGCCTACCTGCATGCTCAGGGTGTCATCCACCGGGACATCAAGAGTGACTCCATCCTGCTGACCCTCGATGGCAGG GTGAAGCTCTCGGACTTCGGATTCTGTGCTCAGATCAGCAAAGACGTCCCTAAGAGGAAGTCCCTGGTGGGAACCCCCTACTGGATGGCTCCTGAAGTGATCTCCAGGTCTTTGTATGCCACTGAG GTCTCCCCAGTGCTGCGAGACTTCCTGGAGCGGATGCTGGTGCGGGACCCCCAAGAGAGAGCCACAGCCCAGGAGCTCCTAGACCACCCCTTCCTGCTGCAGACAGGGCTACCTGAGTGCCTGGTGCCCCTGATCCAGCTCTACCGAAAGCAGACCTCCACCTGCTGA
- the ANKRD63 gene encoding ankyrin repeat domain-containing protein 63, with protein MLKPKDLCPRAGTRTFLEAMQAGKVHLARFVLDALDRSIIDCRAEQGRTPLMVAVGLPDPALRARFVRLLLEQGAAVNLRDERGRTALSLACERGHLDAVQLLVQFSGDPEAADSAGNSPVMWAAACGHGAVLEFLVRSFRRLGLRLDRTNRAGLTALQLAAARGHGTCVQALTGPWGRAAAAAAARGSNSDSPPGRPAPAASPEHRRPSPRRLPRPLLARFARAAGGHGGEAGSAGKNSGRHRAQGSERPELGRSMSLALGAVTEEEAARLRAGALMALPNSPQSSGTGRWRSQEVLEGAPPTLAQAPIGLSPHPEGGPGSGRLGLRRRSTAPDIPSLVGEAPGPESGPELEANALSVSVPGPNPWQAGTEAVVLRAQR; from the coding sequence ATGCTCAAACCCAAGGACCTGTGCCCCCGAGCGGGGACGCGCACCTTCCTGGAGGCCATGCAGGCGGGCAAAGTGCACTTGGCCCGCTTCGTGTTGGATGCGCTGGACCGCAGCATCATCGACTGCCGCGCGGAGCAGGGCCGTACGCCGCTCATGGTGGCCGTGGGGCTGCCGGACCCCGCGCTGCGCGCGCGCTTCGTGCGGCTGCTGCTCGAGCAGGGTGCTGCAGTGAACCTGCGAGACGAGCGCGGCCGCACCGCACTCAGCCTGGCGTGCGAGCGAGGCCACCTGGACGCCGTGCAGCTGCTGGTGCAGTTCAGCGGTGACCCCGAGGCGGCCGACTCTGCGGGCAACAGCCCGGTGATGTGGGCGGCGGCCTGCGGCCACGGGGCGGTGCTCGAGTTCCTGGTGCGGTCCTTCCGCCGCCTAGGCCTGCGCCTCGACCGCACCAACCGTGCGGGGCTCACCGCGCTGCAACTGGCCGCCGCCCGCGGCCACGGGACCTGTGTGCAGGCCCTCACCGGGCCCTGgggccgcgccgccgccgccgctgcggCCCGGGGCTCCAACTCCGATAGTCCCCCTGGCCGCCCGGCCCCCGCGGCCAGCCCCGAGCATCGACGACCCAGCCCCCGCCGCCTCCCGCGGCCTCTCCTGGCGCGCTTTGCGCGAGCGGCGGGCGGCCACGGCGGCGAGGCTGGCTCAGCGGGCAAGAATTCGGGCCGGCACCGGGCGCAGGGCAGCGAACGGCCCGAGCTGGGTCGGAGCATGAGCCTGGCTCTAGGTGCGGTAACCGAGGAGGAGGCTGCCCGCCTGCGGGCTGGGGCCCTGATGGCCCTACCAAACTCGCCCCAGTCTTCGGGGACTGGGCGGTGGCGCTCACAGGAGGTGCTGGAGGGAGCGCCCCCAACCTTAGCGCAAGCCCCCATTGGCCTCAGTCCCCACCCGGAGGGCGGCCCCGGCTCTGGCCGCCTGGGTTTGCGCCGACGCTCCACAGCCCCAGATATCCCCAGCCTGGTCGGGGAGGCGCCAGGGCCCGAGAGTGGCCCGGAGTTAGAGGCCAACGCTCTGTCTGTCTCGGTGCCTGGGCCGAACCCTTGGCAGGCGGGCACCGAGGCTGTGGTGCTGCGTGCTCAGCGGTAA